A stretch of Allostreptomyces psammosilenae DNA encodes these proteins:
- a CDS encoding protein kilB — MTMWDSIIAVAGTLAGTATAGAITARTAKQGRRDQKTSDAMRAVADLVAAIDAHRAAMYSAGDAKLSGGDSASARRDAHSTRGAISAPLTQVRILAPALGDPAKRAVQATYDMRNPRNRADLDQRRAAAKAAVEALVDAAERHFA, encoded by the coding sequence GTGACCATGTGGGACAGCATCATCGCCGTCGCTGGCACGCTTGCCGGCACCGCCACCGCCGGCGCCATCACCGCCCGCACCGCCAAGCAGGGCCGACGGGACCAGAAGACCAGCGACGCCATGCGGGCGGTCGCCGACCTGGTCGCCGCGATCGACGCCCACCGCGCCGCCATGTACAGCGCCGGGGACGCCAAGCTCTCCGGTGGCGACTCCGCCTCCGCCCGTCGGGACGCCCACAGCACCCGCGGTGCGATAAGCGCGCCGCTCACCCAGGTGCGCATCCTCGCCCCCGCGCTGGGCGACCCGGCGAAGCGGGCCGTGCAGGCGACCTACGACATGCGCAACCCCCGCAACCGCGCCGACCTCGACCAGCGCCGCGCCGCCGCCAAGGCCGCCGTCGAGGCGCTGGTGGACGCGGCGGAACGCCACTTCGCCTGA
- a CDS encoding GGDEF domain-containing protein — translation MPEGWGPLLAAALPLTGWTAHGVMLHRRLAAARRDPLTGLHTRDGWTRRAERVITDQRALVLLVDLNDFKAVNDAHGHAAGDAVLIRAAERLAAWCGKAGVVGRLGGDEFAVAFIDHHGNAADRVNELRAALAEPVPYEGAALATSATVGACRVADLPVACLTDALKAADTAMYAAKPAGGRRAPRRPH, via the coding sequence ATGCCCGAGGGATGGGGGCCGCTGCTGGCGGCGGCCTTACCCCTGACCGGGTGGACGGCACACGGCGTGATGCTCCACCGCCGTCTCGCCGCCGCCCGCCGAGACCCGCTCACCGGCCTGCACACCCGCGACGGGTGGACACGCCGCGCCGAGCGGGTCATCACCGACCAGCGCGCCCTGGTGCTGCTGGTGGATCTGAACGACTTCAAGGCCGTCAACGACGCCCATGGCCACGCTGCTGGTGACGCGGTCCTGATCAGGGCTGCGGAACGACTGGCCGCCTGGTGCGGCAAGGCCGGGGTGGTCGGTCGGTTGGGTGGCGATGAGTTCGCCGTCGCCTTCATCGACCACCACGGCAACGCCGCGGACCGCGTCAACGAGCTGCGTGCCGCGCTGGCCGAGCCCGTCCCGTACGAGGGCGCCGCGCTGGCGACCAGCGCCACGGTCGGCGCCTGCCGCGTCGCCGACCTGCCGGTGGCCTGCCTGACGGACGCTCTCAAGGCCGCCGACACGGCCATGTACGCCGCCAAGCCGGCCGGTGGACGCCGCGCCCCGCGCCGCCCTCACTGA